The genomic interval ACAAATGTGTCTAGAAGATGATGTGAATTACTGCTGAATGTAAGTATAAATAAAGCAAAGTGGCATAACTTCCCCCGACTTACCCCTTGAAACTCCTGCAAAtgtttaactttaaatttataCATATATGTACGTAGAAAAGGAACAGACAAACCTTAAACAAATGGATATAAAAATGTGCAAACTTTTGGTTCTTTGTTCAGGTTTGTTGTAATTTCCCACTTTTGTgaacattatcattattattacctaCAAGTAtttgtacaatttttatatGTTAGAAAAAcgttgaatttttattgaaaatgcttATAGTGAATTACTAACTTTGGTTTTATGTTCCTCTTTAATTAAGGACTGAATGATGGATCCCAGGCATCGAAAACTACTCGGGCCAAAGGACCATCTACAATTGCGACAACAGGTAAAAGCTTATCTaccctttttaactcgtgaattgcgcgcatgcgcaagagcgagttataggtacgatgtggggaatggcattcgctcgctcgctcgctcgctcgattggtcgattcctgtaaactttttttagattttaggcttttgagtgcatttgatagtttttggcgagcaataaaaagacgaaatggcgacctttgttgctaagaatagtggtggggtgaaaaagaagccaattaTAATctttaaagggttttttttttacgttttagtttcaacaagcggcgccaacgactggcaggcatgcaaggattcacactgaaataacagaacaaccttcgtttttcataaaattgtaatttacagtccttgaacttgaaaacaatccgaagattcattgaaaatatcacttactgcgaagcgctcggagtttacagatgttcaaaagctttttctgttatagcgtgagattgaggacaaaattgatcattacgtttcgtcgcgtgtgtttttcctgtgtgaagcaacaaaagatgcctgcgactgacgaaataacaagttaacacgaaaatcaaataacacctaaacaaacagttttagctaccgattttcagtgaattttaaaagaacaattttcttttaagtttcaagacaatttgaagattcaacatacatacaacgtactaaaatgcgaaagttacacaccacaaaattggtaaataggcctgaaatgaaattctatcttgttattgataatacgttgcctagcacgtgacttaaatctacccaggcggagatccaaaatgacggtggcaggcttagcttagttatatcactcaaaactcgttcccgtttgtctcttttgataaagagggaatcgttaatgttttcattaagacagtattgccttgattttctaatatttacaacgaaagacagtaaatctcacttttcacccacatttacttccaaccttttctcttaaaccagaaacaaaaattatagacgtttaaaacacatgacatcatccaccttgtcaaatgtaatagcatgatcatttcaatggtaatgccttcttatcccaacgttactttgtttctttgctacattagcgaacactgaactactgctcgtactctagatatgacaatcaaccacaaaattccctaaaccaggtaacattaaacataatctaaaaaatcatgtgtcaattcacgagtttgctcacagagcactttgatttttggTTATTACCGTTTTTCATGCAAAgatctattcatttatttatgtaaTTTTCCCATGTAAGATAAATTCGTACCACACTGTTACTGTTAATTTGCGCTTCCCTTAAAAATGGATGGGCAATCATCAAAGCATAGGTATGAGATACAGAAAAGAACCtctaaaaaaatagaaacaaaaaattaccacCTCTTTTTCAACTTCCATGCGTTGTTCCTTTGTCTGTTCTGTTATTAGTTACcaccatcattatcatcaccattttattgattttacagtatttgtataattttcataGATGAGAGCAACGTTGAATTTGTATTGAGAATGTTAACACGTGGATTTAATTAATCAAagcattttacaatttttaaaatgttgcatCTGAACGTTTGGTTCCATGCCTTATCTGAAACAGCCTCCTCTTTTATATATCAATTAAGGGGTCACGTCAGGGAAAACCGTCAATGAACCTAACCTGGTTGTGATTGTTGTGGTGCTACTGGCCATTTTCATTCTGCTCCTTGTAGTCGTTTTCGGACTCGTGTTCTTTCGCAGACGTCGGAGCCACGATAAACCATGTAAGTGCCTTTCATTATGCTGTGTTTTCATTTGCTTCGTATCTAAATTTTTGTCTACCATGAGGAACAATCCTTTTCGTGTGTCTTTACATTACTTTCGTCTCCTTTAATTTATACCTCGAGTTATCCACGTAATCAGTCAACTGTGCGAAAGAGCATGTACTTAAAATTCACACTAAATGTCCCTATGATAATTGCAGCAGTTTATGCATTATTGTATTGTTCACTTTTTGACAATGCTTCGAAAAGAACAAAGTATAGGTTTTTGTCGAGAGCCGAGGGTCgagaggaaaatgttcaaaatatgTCAAGGATTTATTGatttaattgtttattattacTTATATTCCTCGAGCGCGCGAGGTTTATTAATTTGTCGACATCCGCGACTGGATCACGCAATACAAAACTTGGTTATTTATGGTGGTTCTTTCAGCGGTCAAGAAACCTCTTTGGTGACGAGTTTCGACGGCTGAAgtattttagagaaaaaattcatcaataaaGTTTAAGCGATTTGGACCATGGGCTTCAAAACAAGAGCAAATTTTGAACTATCAGTGAGTAATCAGTGTCTCACTTCCCCTTCTCCTCTACCTGCGTCGCAGTCGTATTTTTACGCCGGTCTTTTTGTATATACGATGTCAATTTCGTCTATAACGCTTTAAGTTTCCTTTGATCGACTTCTGTGAATCACgtatttataatttaaaaaaaacattttttgtattttgtggtCACAAAATTCGCCACTCTTTTCTCTTAGCCATTCGCGCTTTTCCTCTTTTGAGCCCAAGGAACTAAAAATATCGAGGTACTTAATCATAAATTTTCGTATTACCGGGGCAAAGAATATCATTCGTCCTACCAAGGACCACGTTATATAGAAGTTCATGAAGTCGTGGTTTTAGTTTTGGGAGGATTTTTAACAACGTTCTCTGAGCAAAGCTTAAAGTCATTTTAATGGAAATATTAAAAGACTTCCAACAAAGATTATTTAGAAGGGAGAACGCTGTCAAAAACCCTCCATTACGAATAACTCACTGAAACATGCGCGAGTGAAATAGGAGAATGCGAGAAAGTGCTAAAGAGAGGACACGAGAGCTAACATCCTGGTATTGCTGACACTTGGAGAAAGGTGGGAAATCTTACGACCACGTGATACAAGGGATGATAtaataacaaattttaaataagcaaataaataaataaatttggaattttttgaaCCCTTGACATTTCACCCTCGACCCTTGACTAAAACCTTCACTGGAAAGAACACACTAACGTGtcctattttttaaaattttttaattttttaaattttcttgcaaCACTAACAACGACGACAACGGTGAAAATTCATTGGTGACACGATTTTGGGGATAACTATGGAAATTATGTTACAATAAGTAAGTATACACTAGATTACTGATACGTATTTAAGTACACTTAAACGAGTTTTTGCTTATTATAAgtttataaaaaggaaaatgtttcttttcttccccTTAGTTACATTTGGCAAACCACTGTCCTGGAAACGATTAAAGCATTtgttgcaaaaaggaaaaataagcaATGCAACAAATTGATCAAATAGAGAAGCAATGAAATGCCCTTCGGCATGTCGCTTTGGCTGGGTGTTGCCTGTCTCCAGAACAGCGAAAAATAGTCCTTTAGTTAGAGATACACACGCACGCGCCTTACAtcacacgagtgcactgttgagatataatgcacgcagcctacgtcatcggtacgagcgcgcgcaattcaGGATACATTTTAgtataattaattaaatgatttcgagtgcgatttggaataaataagcacgagtaaatttttttaaaaaaattgcaaaaaatttacACTTACACTTTTAtacacttaattaaaaaaatttacaagtgcttattaattccaaattgcacgagaaaatgATGTGATTACGAATTAAtaatatgcatgaaaaaatacgagaagcttatcataattatacagaatcaagtgcaaaaataatttattcaaaccctgcaagtgacattgtgcgttcggtcaaaacaaccgcgtacgatcaaaacaataacataCAACGATGTTTTCACATCTtaaaggcgcaaaaaagttcaaagtccggctaaacagttcaaggaattgttcagtctggtttgttacttctttgcactgaattaaccctcttctgcattgaattacctgaaaactgtatttatctcaaccaatcagagctgagtaattttttcatatatcttcttagaaaaaaacgaaaaacttgttcctcgggcattgttgagttatataagcacttggAAATTTTAACAACACGAGAGAAGTGCGGAGAAGCACGAGCCGCAGGGGAGTGTTTCTCgcacttctctcgtgttcttaaaagTTCCCAcgtgcttatataactcaatAATGGACTCGGggcgttttttatttctttaacatATCAGTAAAGCCTAATTTCTTGCGTCATAGCTGACATTTAGACGAAGATCGTGTCATATGCACCTACGAGAAGCCATCGAGCTCTGAACTGACATCACTCGACCCTGTGCTTGTTCAACAAACACAGAGCTCCGCTGAGCTCACTGTTCACCTAACCCTTTCACGAACAGAATCTGGGTTGACCACCTACGAAGCAGTGAACGACTGCAAAAAGGAGTGCGGCTATGATAACATTGAGACCAATCGAAAGTTGAGTTCAGTAAGCGAGGGATGTTCAGATATTCAGGAAAGAGCGCCAGAAAACACATTGTTGGTGAGTGGTGAGAAAGGAATACAGCAGCCACCTGCTTTGTgcgataaaaaagaagaaaataaggaTCATGTATACGCTGTTGttcataaagaaagaaaaggcagAGCCAGTTCTGAAATGAGCGCCCTTGAAAAGACTGCGGGCCGCCCTCAGGAAGAAACAAGTGTTTTACCTGTGCAATGGGCGTCCTGTGTAGATCAATCCCCGTCTCTGACACCAGAGAATGGTTCCTCTCATCAAACTGACACAGGGCTCGACAACAACACAGAAGCTACAGGAAGCGAGGCACCTCAGGCTGGCGGGAACACTGAATATTTGTACGCAGCTGTTGACATGacaaaaaagaaggagaagccGCCACAGGTAATACATCTCATAAATCCTGACAGATTCGTTTACAATCTTTAgtgttttatttctcatttaatgttgtttttgttgctgttgttgtttgcttgtttgtttgtttatttgtttacctCGTTACTGTGTTGCTATCGTTATTTAATGTCTCTTGTTTCACGATCTGCTCATAAGGTATTATTCTCTGTTCCATGTTCGATATAGAAGCCTGCTCCATACCGTGGCCTTGTGTACGCAGATCTGATCATTTCCCGCGAAAACAGTGCAAAGCTTGTCAAAGAACAGTCCCAAACAGTATACGCCCAATATGATCCCGTCAAGACAGCAAGCGTGAAGATATCACAGAAGAATCCGGAGGAGACAAAGGACGGCGAACATAAGTGAAACTCGCTTCCTATCTCAGGAATGTTTTAATGATAAACAtagagatgaaaacaaaaatgaaagaaacaagtaTGCAGACCCCATAATTAGAGTTAGTGATCggtaattatttgttttgtcattaCAAATACCCGACTAGTTTTGTAGAAATTTCTTCCAGGGATTTTACTCAGAATACTTTAAATGAGCCCCTTTAACCCTACTTCTGCTGGTTAAAAAACgcacaaatttgtccacattcagtttttaattcatatctcaacaaatatttacaggaataacacctacaatatgtcattttaaagtgtataaaatgggcttctcagggaaaaaaaaaattcatcattgaagcccaggactttcctaaaaagtaaaatttaaaacacaaaataagtaagacatagTGTAAAATTTGAGgtaaaagtcacttttcctcataGGTATAGGTTACttaagattaattgatagcagaagttaattattaacatgtcagcaacatttcctgaaaatctgaaagaaaaagaataaataatgaattttttatgaattttttatgtGCACCCAtgtcattccaaaaaaattagcaaaaatttgttcacattcagttttaattcatatctcaacaaacatttacaggaataacacctacaatatgtcattttaaagtgtataaaatgggcttctcaggaaaaaaaaaattcatcattaaaacccaggactttcctaaaaagtaaaatttaaaacacaaaataagtaagacatagtgtaaaacttgaggtcaaagtcacttttcctcacaGGTATAGGTTACTTAAGATTAATTGATTGCAGAAGTTAATTATGGTACATGCATgtcaaaaccgaaaaaaatcaGTGTAACTCATATGGGATAAGTTTGTATAGGAAAAACTTCGTAGTCAGCATTTCGCGCATGCGCGTACTGAAGGAAAACATTTCAATAGTTCAATTCACTTTGTTCTTGGTGTCTAGTTTCATGCTGAGGGAAGCTTTCTCTTGACGCACATATGAGTTAAGAATAAAAGTTATAAAGTCATAAATTCCGGAGGTTGGATGACGTTGAATTAAACTGCAGCGTCAAGTGTGTCAAGTCGTAAAACCTGTTTTaacgtttttattttcaaataccaCGGTATGGTGCATcatataaaaacaacaaaaacgaaactcgataaataaatgaacaaaatggTTTAATAAATGGTTTTCATCTATTTCTATctattttattcaaaaacgACAAAACCTGAAGATGGCTTTTCAACACCATTATAAAACCCACCAAAGAACCTTTCTAAAACTGGCCAAGGACGATGatacacaaatacaaaatttttgcaatCTGTATAAATGTTCGTCTATTCTAAAAAGAAAGCTAGCTCTATAGAAGATCAAGATTTTAGAAAACTTAATTAAGTGTTTAGTagaaatcaatttctttcaatgtttcCGTATATTCTGGATTATAAGTCCAAATTTAAGTAATCGCACTCACTCCTTGGTTTTTGTACGCGGCATTCAGAAATTTCTATCGTTTCATGTGTTTAGTGAATGCAAAACGTCagccctctcccctccccctcctctttttaaagagaaaaattagaaGTAAAAGTGTAAAGAACCACTTTCATTTCATTCGAGTGACTGGGACCCCAAGAAGCCTAAGGAACTGAGCTGTAAGGTAATGTTGCTGTCATCGGCTCGCGAAACGAAAGTCTTAAATTAGCATATGGTTTTAATGAAGCGGTAgagaaaacatcacaaaatcttggcattatttttatttgaaataggCCGAAATCCTCTGTTTTTTTCTGAGAATCAACAATTCTGGTATTTCTATAAtaccacaaataatttttcaagaagaGTCTCAGTTTCCAGCTGCTTTTCCCCCGTGGGGAAACGTAGGTCGACGCACGAAAGCTCCAAAGAAACAAACCCCTTACATTCGCATTTGATATTACCCCATGCAGCTCTAGTTTTGCTCTCACACTGGACGATGGTCCGACAAAATACGAGTCTggaaaactaagaaaaaggaaaggaggtTTTCTCTTAAAGCTGGTGACTATTTGGAGGcgcagtgattttttttttattaatattttgtttttcacacGCGTGACTCTTACTATTTGCATTAATCTTTCTTCTACgggttttatttcagtttcttgttTTTGGTTACGTATGTCACGCGATCATCACATGGCAGATAAAAttttaagagcaaaaaaattatgatgaaaatgcACAGACCCCTATCTTTTTCTATGCACGTTGTAAGACTAAGTGTAAAAGCGGAGATATTGCAGACATGACTTTTAAACAATTCTCCTTTTTGGATCAGTCAAGTCCTTACTTTGTAATATCACTATTTATCATATGGCTGGCAGCGCCCGTAGGCAATACGAAGCGAATCCTTACTTCTAATATACTACCCGAACAGGCAACACGGGCCCATCTTGCCCGCTTGGGATCGCCCTCTTTGATCCCGGGCAAGAAAGCAAGTTCctaatttttggacaatgtcggCGATGGATTCGCAAAAAGCGGCAGTACACAATGAACTTTGACGTGCTTTCTTTCCCAGTTCTTGAGATAAATATTAAACAATGTCGGCAATGGAGTCGCATAAAGGCAGAAAATAGTCAAGATTGACttgctacaaacacagttggctttctttcccagttttttatacatgacaggacggaaaatgcgtgcactgtaagtacctcccgttgtcccatacaaagccttagaaaagttttctaaggctttgtatgggacaacggggggtacttacagtgcacgcattttccgtcctgtcatgaaATAAGTagttttttagttttgtctaagcgaaatatttttttgccatgcagtaaatcctttattgaccaagcataTTCGGTCAAGAAGGCTGAATATTAGCCTCTTTAGTGTTTTTTTATGGACCTCCACGAACCTcaaaaacgcgaaaaaaaaaagataactcGGCGAATATACAGCCATCATCACCTCACGCGTGGACAAGAACAgatatttatttgcatttatcaTTGACAGgttaagttttatttcagtttcttgctTCTGGTTTCTTTTATCAAACGACAAGGAAGCTGTTTTAAAGGTGAACGAACTGTCTTTCTCTGCGTATAGTTCTATGGATGCCACgcgttaattttcattttttttaaatgagtttaCATTATCATTCTGTCAGACAAATATTGGGAGAATCAAGCTCTGGGCGTAACTAAAGTAGTTCGGATATTCAGTGGCCTGTTACGTCGCAtgtgaaaaagcaaaatttcctATCATTTAAGAAGGCTCCATAGGGATTTTGCTTAATTTTGGCGCGTGCgccagcgtaatgtttttctaaaaaatgtttatgttttcgctcttcaaggtcactaaaagccatcagaAGGGCAGTGAACAAGGTTCGGACTGCTGTTTGTTGTagtaaatattataaaaatattataaaaatgattttcgatATTAAGCTAGGGCTCCACGtagggaggcgctcgccagtgaaAGTTTGGCTGTGCCTCTTATTTTATTCAATTTGCTTCcttgaaatctctcaaaattgtcaaaaattaggaaaatttgccctgccgatcatttaaaagccgaaaaaaatagGAGTTTCAAAGCCAGTTTCCtagctatttgcaattttgtgtttttttcctctatctccaatttggtcctatgaatttattttataaacatTCACTAGGaaggcacaaatatgtttaacggttCCACCGaaggaaacgcgataaatctAGCTCGAAAGATCCCTGTTTTCTTTGCCGCAAAACATTATGTAATTGAATAAAACTTCACCAAGATAAATATCTGAGCAAGCGTAAACTTTCTAATATGTCGCGGTatctgtcgccttttggcaatctttctCACGGTGTTTTCTGTTCCGTTGACCTCTTTTCcaggcgtagaaggcctatgaacATAATGGGTGCAGTTGCTGCAAACCCTTGATTCCATCACATCAAAACTGTATCGCATTAGACTGTTTTTAACAAACCATTTCAGATTACAATCGTGCGATTatatcgagccgccatgtttgtttgcaagttgacacttttaaagccaacatgatctcgagaccgaaattacgattatcgttatttctaaattggcaccAAATTTATGGATATAGTAATTTCGTGGCACTCTTTACCAATGCTCTTTACCGtgttaaataaagagaaggacTCGGTTCCACTGTCTTacaacattcaagatggcggaggaaAGGGGTAAATGTGCGTTCAGTTGTGATCAGCATGATCTCGACACCAAGATAACGATTaccgttatttctaaattggccctgaaataacgaatatcataatttcagtgcatgtctgagaccttcgggctcgaagcttgggaactagtattcagggaaagataaaatggcggcttacggcggcgaaggaaatctcagtagtttaatatttagcgtgaaaaggcttgggtgttgtgatctggttctcaagtaaaaaaaaatcacggtctgcaatggccctacccccttttgaacaacaagaaaacattgaaacggtggtaaaaagcagcaagtttcgaagtctaaacgaaagatgggtaagctgagtttcagtcaaatatcatgacatttgggatgtaatttcgataccgaataaatagttctacatggttacacacgcataggattctgttgtgttcacgtgaaggccatttcagccattcctgccacttgtaagtggtaggaaataaaagatatgtatagttgtttcgtattgaagccctgtgaaatcacaaatttgatttatttcttctttgttttaagtggtcattatccattacttttggaagtcgatgctgatgagaaagaaaaaatgtttatgattatttcttctctcgaacattttattatttaggtaccaaataatcttgatactgaagatca from Pocillopora verrucosa isolate sample1 chromosome 14, ASM3666991v2, whole genome shotgun sequence carries:
- the LOC136278099 gene encoding uncharacterized protein, producing the protein MEKLCFLVYSALLVLTRTIYAKSDAVSVKKNFSGSSYIFYSSNGNNYNWDESKKICNEQSRYNLVSIESREEWNFLNRTIQKEDTIEYFIGLRKDASTTVWRWLSDNSTVNASNKGHWPWAKHEPNDGNNKSGENCAQMYRNYSSNFGRYNDVRCNLSLAKAGFICELTSGGEKISAKATASTITGLNDGSQASKTTRAKGPSTIATTGVTSGKTVNEPNLVVIVVVLLAIFILLLVVVFGLVFFRRRRSHDKPYEDRVICTYEKPSSSELTSLDPVLVQQTQSSAELTVHLTLSRTESGLTTYEAVNDCKKECGYDNIETNRKLSSVSEGCSDIQERAPENTLLVSGEKGIQQPPALCDKKEENKDHVYAVVHKERKGRASSEMSALEKTAGRPQEETSVLPVQWASCVDQSPSLTPENGSSHQTDTGLDNNTEATGSEAPQAGGNTEYLYAAVDMTKKKEKPPQKPAPYRGLVYADLIISRENSAKLVKEQSQTVYAQYDPVKTASVKISQKNPEETKDGEHK